From Nicotiana tabacum cultivar K326 chromosome 22, ASM71507v2, whole genome shotgun sequence, one genomic window encodes:
- the LOC107795654 gene encoding histone-lysine N-methyltransferase SUVR3 — translation MCNAMDKQQRTGEGEQYEGGLLCRFAHLVLPYLEPAGLASVSATCKALRVVSKAITSRRISDASRGMETYPISFFNSVDSELYAYFIYSSVQTLPTSPSFAGLCWGGEIGGSGRVRQHPFVIRVEGSNGCGCESCDLDCPCMDFSSGLPTRECGPSCHCGSECRNRLTQKGVSAKLKVVKDRRKGWSLVAADFTPKGKFICEYTGELLTTEEARNRQKLYDKISKSSRFSPALLVVREHLPSGNVCMRFNIDATRIGNIARFINHSCDGGNLCTMIVRSSGALLPRVCFFSSRDILKNEELSFSYGDTTLNLTGSQCFCGSACCCGILPSEHT, via the exons ATGTGCAACGCGATGGACAAACAACAAAGGACCGGCGAAGGGGAACAATACGAGGGCGGATTACTTTGCCGGTTTGCCCATCTCGTGTTGCCATACTTAGAACCTGCAGGTCTAGCCTCCGTCTCAGCAACCTGCAAGGCGTTACGTGTAGTTTCCAAGGCTATTACTTCCAGAAGAATCTCCGACGCTTCTAGAGGCATGGAGACTTACCCCATTTCTTTCTTCAACTCCGTCGACTCCGAACTTTACGCCTACTTCATCTACTCCTCTGTTCAGACCCTACCCACCTCCCCATCCTTCGCCGGTCTATGCTGGGGAGGAGAAATTGGAGGTTCAGGTCGGGTTAGGCAGCACCCGTTCGTAATCCGGGTGGAAGGTTCTAACGGGTGCGGGTGTGAGAGTTGCGACTTGGATTGCCCGTGCATGGATTTTTCTTCCGGGTTGCCGACCCGAGAATGCGGGCCGAGTTGCCATTGCGGGTCAGAGTGCAGGAACAGGTTAACTCAGAAAGGAGTATCAGCGAAGCTGAAGGTGGTGAAGGATAGGAGAAAAGGGTGGAGTTTGGTTGCTGCTGATTTCACTCCAAAAGGGAAGTTCATATGCGAGTACACAG gAGAACTTTTGACCACCGAGGAAGCAAGAAATCGCCAGAAACTGTATGACAAAATTTCAAAGAGTAGCCGCTTTTCGCCTGCACTGCTGGTTGTGAGGGAGCACCTTCCATCTGGAAACGTGTGCATGAGATTCAACATTGATGCTACCAGAATTGGCAATATTGCACGTTTCATTAACCATTCCTGCGATGGTGGTAACCTTTGTACAATGATAGTTCGAAGTTCGGGAGCACTGCTACCCCGAGTTTGCTTTTTCTCTTCCAGGGATATTTTGAAGAATGAAGAGCTCAGTTTCAGTTATGGGGATACTACGCTTAACCTAACAGGCTCTCAATGCTTTTGCGGTAGTGCATGTTGTTGTGGGATCCTTCCATCAGAGCACACATGA